The following proteins come from a genomic window of Lolium rigidum isolate FL_2022 chromosome 5, APGP_CSIRO_Lrig_0.1, whole genome shotgun sequence:
- the LOC124651422 gene encoding fasciclin-like arabinogalactan protein 2, with amino-acid sequence MARSQHYVLLAVAVAAMALALLASPVAAEKSFNITKILAAHPEFSKFNAMLSKTRLAYDINRRQTITVLAVDNAAMAGLDQYSLPTVRHILSLHVLVDYYGAKKLRGLSNGATASASMFQATGAAGGMSGYVNITSHKGGKIDFVSQDADDTTTPSRYVKSIKELPYDIAVLQVSSVLSSSEAEAPVPPPAPVDLVELLSKKYCKSFAELVAGNADVFQALNETKDNGLTLFCPVDAAVAAFAPKYKNLTAKAKTAILLYHAVPDYFSVQLLKSNNGMVSTLATTSYVKKDYSFDVKNDDEDVTLATKVVTSTITATVGDSEPLAVYAVSKFLQPKELFKVVQAPAPAPEPSKKKGKTGDADDESSSDDSDDSTADKGAAAPAVFGRWATVAATVGAALALLA; translated from the exons ATGGCGAGAAGCCAGCATTACGTCCTCCTGGCCGTCGCCGTCGCGGCAATGGCGTTGGCGCTGCTGGCTTCCCCGGTGGCGGCGGAGAAGAGCTTCAACATCACCAAGATTTTGGCGGCGCACCCGGAGTTCTCCAAGTTCAACGCGATGCTGAGCAAGACGCGGCTGGCGTACGACATCAACCGGCGGCAGACCATCACCGTCCTGGCCGTGGACAACGCGGCCATGGCGGGGCTGGACCAGTACTCGCTGCCCACGGTCCGCCACATCCTCTCCCTGCACGTCCTCGTCGACTACTACGGCGCCAAGAAGCTCCGTGGGCTCTCAAAcggcgccaccgcctccgcaTCCATGTTCCAG GCCACCGGAGCGGCGGGGGGCATGTCGGGCTACGTGAACATCACTTCCCACAAGGGCGGCAAGATCGACTTCGTCTCCCAGGACGCCGACGACACCACGACGCCGTCCCGCTACGTCAAGTCCATCAAGGAGCTCCCCTACGACATCGCAGTGCTCCAGGTCAGCTCCGTGCTCTCCTCCTCCGAGGCCGAGGCGCccgtcccgccgccggcgcccgtCGACCTCGTGGAGCTCCTCTCCAAGAAGTACTGCAAGTCCTTCGCGGAGCTCGTCGCCGGCAACGCCGACGTGTTCCAGGCGCTCAACGAGACCAAGGACAACGGGCTCACGCTCTTCTGCCCCGTcgacgccgccgtggccgccttcGCGCCCAAGTACAAGAACCTCACGGCCAAGGCCAAGACAGCCATCCTGCTCTACCACGCCGTGCCGGACTACTTCTCGGTGCAGCTGCTCAAGTCCAACAACGGCATGGTCTCCACCCTCGCAACCACCAGCTACGTCAAGAAGGACTACAGCTTCGACgtgaagaacgacgacgaggatgTGACGCTGGCCACCAAGGTCGTCACCTCCACCATCACCGCCACCGTCGGCGACAGCGAGCCGCTCGCCGTCTACGCCGTGTCCAAGTTCCTGCAGCCCAAGGAGCTGTTCAAGGTCGTCCAGGCGCCGGCGCCCGCACCAGAGCCGTCAAAGAAGAAGGGCAAGACGGGAGATGCCGATGACGAGTCGTCGTCTGACGATTCCGATGATTCCACGGCTGATAAGGGTGCTGCGGCGCCAGCGGTGTTCGGCCGTTGGGCGACCGTGGCAGCGACGGTGGGGGCTGCATTGGCGTTATTGGCCTAA